TAAACTTTCCGGATAGCCAACCATGCCAGTATTAAAAACGACTTCGCCTGATGTTTCCCTTGCCGCACCAAATCCAAAGCCAGAAAAAGATGCACCATTCTCCAGA
This genomic window from Calditrichota bacterium contains:
- a CDS encoding carbamoyl-phosphate synthase (glutamine-hydrolyzing) small subunit is translated as MLENKQKVRLLLENGASFSGFGFGAARETSGEVVFNTGMVGYPESL